A stretch of the Sulfurimonas sp. HSL3-1 genome encodes the following:
- a CDS encoding putative nucleotidyltransferase substrate binding domain-containing protein: MSIFDQKQLLASMHPFDLLSSRALDNVMAQMDIAYYPRETVLVSPNVPAECLYIIIKGSVHEWLGEELTDAYGAMDSFDADALIYGQTDKRFVVDEELICYELPKQIFLDLIQDHDAFKHFYLEDFVTKHEQLKMLKQQNDLTPFMVARIGDIYLHTPCIVAAETPIAEAVRQMEAMKSPAILVEGEEGYGIVTDSDLRRNVLMGAVEASGAIGTIASRPLVTIEKQDFLFNALLLFTAHHIKRVAVTDGGKVVGILEQLDLLSFFASHSYLVAMQVEKADSIEALQRIGEEMVNLIRSLHTKGVKVRYITKLVNALNAKIYRKVFEFCVAPEHRGDCALIVMGSEGRGEQILRTDQDNGLIIRDGCGKDFADEMAAMNAALRQLGFPDCPGNVMVTNPWWRRPLADYQTDIDGWVGSMDEAALQNLDIFLDARCVAGNAELLERAEQYLYGRFEGRDDVLAHMAKAALSFETPLSLFSGLVVERSHGNTLNLKKGGIFPIVHGIRVLALQKKIRETNTFERIKQLNNAGVFDKTFSTELMEAYDTLLSIRLRARLAHAAEGWMLNDIAPGGLDKLERDLLKDSFKVVNALKKLLTYHFHLNMVM, from the coding sequence ATGAGCATATTCGACCAGAAGCAGCTTTTGGCGTCGATGCACCCCTTTGACCTGTTGTCATCGCGGGCGCTGGACAACGTCATGGCACAGATGGACATTGCCTACTACCCCCGGGAGACGGTACTGGTCTCGCCCAACGTCCCCGCGGAGTGCCTCTACATCATCATCAAAGGCAGCGTGCATGAGTGGCTGGGTGAGGAGCTGACCGACGCCTACGGGGCGATGGACAGTTTCGATGCCGACGCCCTCATCTACGGCCAAACGGACAAACGCTTCGTCGTGGACGAAGAACTCATCTGCTACGAACTCCCCAAACAGATTTTCCTCGACCTGATCCAGGACCATGACGCCTTCAAACATTTTTACCTCGAAGACTTTGTCACCAAGCACGAACAGCTCAAAATGCTCAAGCAGCAAAACGACCTGACGCCGTTTATGGTGGCGCGCATCGGCGATATCTACCTGCATACGCCCTGCATCGTCGCGGCGGAGACCCCGATTGCGGAGGCGGTGCGGCAGATGGAGGCGATGAAGAGCCCGGCGATCCTCGTCGAGGGGGAAGAGGGCTACGGCATCGTGACCGATTCGGACCTGCGCCGCAACGTCCTGATGGGGGCGGTCGAGGCTTCCGGCGCCATCGGCACCATCGCTTCCCGTCCCCTGGTGACGATAGAGAAACAGGATTTCCTTTTCAACGCGCTGCTGCTGTTCACCGCGCACCATATCAAGCGCGTCGCCGTCACCGACGGCGGGAAGGTCGTCGGGATCCTCGAGCAGCTCGACCTGCTCAGTTTCTTCGCCAGCCACTCCTACCTGGTGGCGATGCAGGTCGAGAAGGCCGACAGCATCGAGGCGCTTCAGCGCATCGGGGAGGAGATGGTCAACCTGATCCGCTCCCTGCACACCAAGGGGGTCAAGGTTCGCTACATCACCAAACTGGTCAATGCCCTCAATGCGAAGATCTACCGCAAGGTGTTCGAGTTTTGCGTCGCGCCGGAACACCGTGGGGACTGCGCGCTGATCGTGATGGGCAGCGAGGGACGCGGCGAGCAGATTCTGCGGACCGACCAGGATAACGGCTTGATCATCCGCGACGGCTGCGGGAAGGATTTCGCCGACGAGATGGCGGCGATGAACGCCGCCCTGCGCCAGCTCGGGTTCCCGGACTGCCCGGGCAACGTGATGGTGACCAATCCGTGGTGGCGTCGTCCCCTCGCCGATTACCAGACCGACATCGACGGCTGGGTCGGCTCGATGGACGAGGCGGCGCTGCAGAACCTCGATATCTTCCTGGATGCCCGCTGCGTTGCCGGGAACGCCGAGCTGCTGGAGCGGGCGGAGCAGTACCTCTACGGCCGGTTTGAAGGGCGCGACGACGTGCTGGCGCATATGGCGAAGGCGGCGCTCAGCTTCGAGACGCCGCTGAGCCTCTTTTCGGGACTGGTGGTCGAGCGCAGCCACGGGAACACGCTGAACCTGAAAAAGGGCGGTATCTTCCCCATCGTGCACGGCATACGCGTCCTGGCGCTCCAGAAGAAGATCCGGGAGACGAATACTTTCGAACGGATCAAACAGCTCAACAATGCGGGGGTCTTCGACAAGACCTTTTCGACGGAGCTGATGGAGGCCTACGACACGCTGCTCTCGATAAGACTACGGGCCCGTTTGGCACACGCCGCGGAGGGGTGGATGCTCAACGATATCGCCCCGGGCGGGCTGGACAAACTGGAGCGGGACCTGCTCAAGGACAGCTTCAAGGTCGTCAACGCCCTTAAAAAGCTGCTGACCTACCACTTCCACCTGAACATGGTGATGTGA